A region from the Panicum hallii strain FIL2 chromosome 1, PHallii_v3.1, whole genome shotgun sequence genome encodes:
- the LOC112873049 gene encoding zinc finger MYM-type protein 1-like — protein MQPKLNKYKGFGPQGHQRHFQYNWFSEFPSSLEYSESGGRAYCLLCFVSSKNIKKRSGFDVFTAQGFDNYKKVHDGKNCAFLVHMGSDPYSTHNNAVTECRNLLNWPNHIINIMVVASDRDKERNRLRLKTSIADVRWLTFQSCSFRGHDETPQSKNRGNFIEMLKLLAEFNPEIASVVLENAPQFAKYTSPDIQKELSSIIAMKIRKHIREEIGYSKFSILVDETCDVAKREQMALVFRFVDSDGILQERFFDLIHVKNTKALTLKKELSNVLSSCGFDVQNLRGQGYDGASNMKEELNGWQTLFLK, from the coding sequence ATGCAACCCAAACTGAATAAATATAAGGGTTTTGGACCACAAGGACATCAACGCCATTTCCAGTACAATTGGTTCAGTGAATTTCCATCTTCGTTGGAGTACTCGGAGAGTGGTGGCCGTGCATATTGTCTTCTTTGCTTCGTGTCCAGCAAAAATATAAAGAAAAGAAGTGGCTTTGATGTCTTCACAGCACAAGGTTTTGACAACTATAAGAAAGTTCATGATGGCAAAAATTGTGCATTCTTGGTTCATATGGGATCTGATCCTTACTCAACACACAACAATGCAGTGACAGAATGTCGTAATCTGTTGAATTGGCCGAATCATATAATTAACATTATGGTGGTGGCAAGCGATCGAGACAAAGAAAGAAACCGTCTACGGCTGAAAACATCAATTGCAGATGTAAGGTGGTTAACATTTCAATCTTGTTCTTTTAGAGGCCATGATGAGACACCTCAGTCAAAGAACAGAGGAAATTTTATTGAAATGTTAAAACTTCTTGCTGAATTTAATCCTGAAATTGCAAGTGTTGTGTTAGAGAATGCTCCACAATTTGCTAAGTACACATCACCTGATATTCAAAAGGAACTCTCGAGTATTATTGCAATGAAAATCAGGAAGCATATCCGTGAGGAAATCGGGTATTCAAAGTTCTCTATTCTTGTGGATGAAACATGTGATGTTGCAAAAAGAGAACAAATGGCACTTGTTTTCAGATTTGTTGATAGTGATGGTATTTTACAAGAACGGTTCTTTGACTTGATACATGTGAAGAACACCAAAGCATTGACATTGAAAAAGGAATTGTCTAATGTATTGTCAAGCTGTGGCTTTGATGTTCAGAACCTTCGAGGCCAGGGCTACGATGGTGCCAGCAACATGAAGGAAGAGTTAAATGGATGGCAAACACTTTTTCTCAAATAA